The bacterium sequence TACACTTATTGATATTCAACAAAGTGGATCAGTGTGCACTGGCGGTGTGGCTTGTGCCGTTCTGCCCGTGAGCGACCTTCTGGTGTTTTCCCGCCTGCCAGAGCCAATCTCATCCCCAACCTTCGCAGAGCCACAAACCAGGAGACCACCCCCATGACTGACAAGCCCAGGAATCGCAAACGAGCCAAAGCGGAATACCGCATGCGCACCCACTTGATTCACGGCAATTATGACAGCAAGAAATGGGACTACGATCACCACGTCGTGCCGCCAATGTCCTCTTCCGCGACCTACCGCCTCAGCTCGGCGCAGCGCGGGGCACAGGGCTTTTTCGAGTTTGCCAGCGAGACCACCGACTTCACCAAGCATGTGCCGATTTACATCTACGAACGCCTGGAGGAGCCGACGCGCGGCATGCTGGAGGAAAATCTTGCCTATGCCGAGGGCGGAGAAATGTGCGTGACCTTTGCGACCGGCATGGCCGCGATCAGCGCCACTTTGGGCATGCTGTGTGAATCCGGCCACGAGATCGTGGCGCATCAAGTGCTTTATGGTTGCACCTACAGTCTGGTGACCAATTGGCTGCCGCGCTACGGTGTGGTGACCAAATTCGTCAATATGCAAAACGAAGAGGAATTGCGCCGGGCCATTTCTTTCAAAACGCGCGTGGTCTATTTCGAAACGCCGGTGAACCCGGATTTGAGTTTGATCGATATCGGCGCAGTGCGCAAAGTCGTGGATGAAGTCAACCGCGACCGGCCGCTGGAGCGGCAGATCAAGATCGTGGTCGACAACACCTTTGCCACGCCGTTTTGCCAGCGCCCGATCGCGCTCGGCGCAGATTTTTCCGTGCACAGCCTCACCAAAGACATCGGCGGATTCGGCACGGATATGGGCGGCGCGGTGATTGGGCCGCGGCGTTTCTACGGCCCGCTTATGCTCTATCGCAAAGATTTTGGTGGGGTGTTGTCACCCAAAAGCGCCTGGAATATTTTGGTGTACGGCCTGCCCACTTTGTCGACGCGCATGATCAACCAGCAAAAGACAGCCGGCAGAGTTGCACGCTTCCTGCAGGAGCATCCCAAAGTGGCGCGGGTGATCTATCCGGGGCTGGAGTCACATCCGCAATTCGAACTGGCCAAGCGTCAAATGTTCGACTATGAAGGCAAGTTTGCGCCGGGCGCCATGATCTACTTCGTGCTCAAGGAAACGGATGCGCGCCCCGCCGGCAGCCGCGGTGAGGCCTTCATCGACTACACTGCTGATCACGCCTATTCCATCACGCTGGCGGTGAGCTTGGGCCAACTCAAGACCCTGATCGAATGTCCCTACTCCATGACGCACTCGGCACTTCCCGAGGAGGAGAAGCGTAAAAGGGGTATGGAACCCGGTGGCATTCGCCTGGCAATTGGGTTGGAAGATAGGCACGACTTGATCGAAGATCTGCGCGAAGCGCTCGAGCGAGTGTGAAATTTGGCAAGGGCGTGATAGAGACGAGTGAGTGAGTCAGAAACAGTGATCGGTACAGGGTGATCCGCCGGCCGTGATTCTACTGTTGGCACGATTCCGGGGCGGATCACCGGCAAGGAGGTCGCCATGAGCAAGATTTTCCACGACATTCCGGTGGAGAAGCAGATCCTCAAGCACATGCACCACTGGGAAATGGTACGCACGGAGTGGGCGCAGCAGGCGAAATCATCGTTGCAGCGGCCGCCGCAAACCTTCGGGCCCTACCTCACCATTTCACGCGAGCAGGGCAGCGGCGGCAACGAGATTTCGCAGCGCCTGGCGGAGAGGCTGGGTTGGCATCTCTACGACCGCGAGATCATCGAGGCAATTGCCAGCCGCACGCATGTCCGCGAGGAACTGGTGGCGCGTTTCGATGAACATCATCAGAGCGCGATGGATACCTATCTGCGCAATCTCTTCACCGGCCAGCGCTTCGACAACACCCAGTACATTCGCCATCTTTCCCAGGTGGTGCTGGGTGTCGCGAAATTCGGCCGGGTGATCATTCTGGGCCGAGGCGCGAATTTCATTCTGCCGCCGGAGGCCGGGTTGCGCGTGCGCATCGTCGCTCCGCCGGAGGCGCGCTGCCGGCGGCTGATGGCAGAGCTGAACTGTGAGGAAAAGAAAGCCTGGCAGATCATCTCCGAAGCGGACAAGAAGCGGCGGGAGTTTTTGCAGCATCATTTTCATGCGCACGCCAACGACGCCCTCGCTTATGATGTGACCATCAACACCGCGCATTTCGAGGTCGAAACGGCCACGGAATTTTTGATCACACTGGCCGGCAGCAGACTCAAGCCGCTGGCCGCATAAGACGCGACGCCGCGCCGGCGGTCCGGCTCGAATCCGCCGGCGCAGGAGACCTGCCTATCCATGTCGCAAGCCTCCTACCTTGCGCTCCACCAGAGCGGCGAGCTTGCCGCCCGCGCCGAGACGCTGCAGGCGCATCTGCACGATTGCACGCTGTGCCCGCGCCGGTGCCATGCCAATCGCGCTGCCGGCAAAATCGGCAAGTGCCGCGCCACCGCGGAAGTGGTGATTGCCAGCGCGGGCCGCCATTTTGGTGAAGAACCGGAATTGGTGGGCTTGGGCGGCTCCGGCACCATCTTTTTCACCAACTGCAATTTGTGGTGCCTGTTCTGCCAGAATTATGAAATCAGCCACCTGAAAATGGGGCAACCGGTGACCATCGAGGAGTTGGCCGGCCACATGTTGCATCTGCAGAGCCGCGGTTGCCACAATATCAATCTGGTGACGCCCACCCATTTCGTGCCGCAAATCGTCGCGGCGCTGGCGCTGGCGGCCGAGCGCGGCCTGCAGATTCCTCTCGTTTACAACTGCGGCGGCTATGAAGCGGTGGAAACGCTGCAACTGCTCGACGGCATCATTGACATCTACATGCCGGACATCAAGTATTCCGATGATGCCAATGCTCGCCGTTTTTCCGGCGTGCGAGACTATTGGCAGCGCGTGCGGCCGGCGGTGCAGGAGATGCACCGCCAGGTGGGCGATCTCAAAGTCAATCGCTATGGTCTCGCCGAGCGCGGCTTGTTGATCCGGCATCTCGTTTTGCCGCAGCAGGTGGCCGGTTCGCAGGCAGTGCTGCGTTTCATCGCGGAGGAGATTTCGCGCAACAGTTACGTGAACATCATGGATCAGTACCGGCCGGCATTCAAGGCGCACGGCTTGCCCGAACTGGCGCGCCGCCTCACGCTGCCCGAATATCATGCCGTGCTGCGTGCGGCGCGGGCGGCCGGGTTGTGGCGCGGGTTCGACACGTGAGCCGTTTTGCATGCCGGGCGTTGTCACTTTCCCAAATCTGAGAGATTCCACGAGGCAATTTTCAACTCTGCAAAAGCTCTGCTGACCGGGTTTGATGCTTATGGGATAAGTATTTGAAAAACAGCACAAATCTGCGGAGTCGGGCGGCACTCTTCTTGCGCCCAATCTGCATGCTACGCAGGGCCGGCATTGTGCAAATGATCACCAAGAGGAGAAACGGAAGACAGCCTGTGATTTGGTCTGCGTTACCAGGCAGCGCTCCCCATATTAGAGTTTCAGACAGTTTGCATCTCACGAAAGAAGGTGAGTGGCCATGATGATCAAATCTGAAATGGATGCTCTGCTGCAGCATCAACCCGACCCCGACCATCCGGTTCTCAGCGTGTACCTCCAGCAGGATCGCTCCCGTGGGTTGGAGGCCGTACAACAGATGATGATCGAGCTGAAGCAACGCCTGCGGGCGATCGAACAGCGGCTGGCGAAGGAGGCGCTCGGCAGTTTTCGCGCGAATACCAGCCGCGTTTTGCGCTTTTTGGAGGAACACAAACTCTTCCGGCAAAGTCTCGCCCTTTTCAGTGATGAGGCCCGGGGGTTTTGGCGCTGGTACGATTTCAACGTGCCGCTGCGCGGCGGCGTGTGGTGGGAGCCGGCCCCGCATCTCAGCCCGCTGGCTGAAGCCCTGCACGAATATGAGCGCTTCGGTGTGATTCTCACCAATCGCACGCACAGCCGACTCTTCATGGTTTATCTCGGGGAGATCGAAGAAGCCCAGGAGGCTTTTGCCGCTGCCGAGGTGAAACACATCAAGACGCCCGCGCGGGATCAACTGCGCTCCCAGCCCACCAATCAACGCCACGCCGAGCGGCACGCCCTCTGGCACCTGAAAAACGTCTCCGACAAGATGGATCGTCTGGCAGCCCAATATGCGTTTGACCGGCTGGTGCTGGCGGGCCCGCCGGAAGTGACCAGTGAGCTGCGCCGGTTGCTGCCCAAGCGCCTGCGCTCGCGCGTGATTGGTTTGCTCAACTTGCCCGTCACCGCCGGCCAGCCCCAAGTGCTCGAGGCCACCATGAGCATCGAGCGCGAAATCGAGACGGCCGGCAAGCGCGAAATGATTACGGACCTGGTGACGGCTGCGGCCAAGCAGAATCATGCCGCGCTGGGTTTGGCCGACACCCTGCAGGCTCTGCAGGAAGGCCGGGTTTGGCATCTCATCTACGCCGAGGGCTTCGCCGCCGCCGGCAGGAGTTGCCCGAATTGCGCCAGCTTGTTCGCGGACCAGCATGAGTCCTGCGACTACTGCGGCGCCGCGCTGCAGCCGGTGGAGGATTTGATCGAACCCATGGCCGAGCGCGTGCTGTCGGCCGGCGGCATGGTGGAGCGGGTGCGCAGCAGTGTTGACCAGCAACTGCAGGCCGCCGGCGGCATCGGTGCGTTCCTGCGGTTCTGAAAAACAACTCGTGACCAATGTTGACGGTTTTCGTTTGCATGATGAGTCGTTGTCTTATTTCTCATGTTTGCAAGCATCTTCCCCGGCACTGGCATGGTCGCTCCATCAGGTAAGTGTGCTTGAGTTCTCTCCCGGAGGGCGCGAGCGCGCCTGACCGGCATTGGTCCAGCAACGAAGAAACCACCCAGGCAGTCACAAATTATCGAGGCATCTATGCATCTCAATGACAATTTCAAAGATGACCTGGTCGAGTTCATTCGCCGCACTTCGGTCGAGCTACCGGATGATGTCATCTCCTCCTTGACGCGGGCAACCCAGGCGGAACAGCCCGCCTCCGCGGCCGCCAGCGCACTGCAAACCATCCTGCAAAACGTGCAAATGTCCAAGCTCGGCACAACGCCGATTTGCCAGGACACCGGCACGCTGATCTTCTATGTGGACTATCCCGCCGCCATGTCGACCATTCCCCTGCGCAAGATGATCGAAGCCGCCGTGGTGGAAGCCACCGCCAAGTCCTTCCTGCGGCCCAATGCCGTGGACTCGCTCACCGGCAAGAACTCCGGCAACAATTCCGGCCGCGAGTTTCCCGTCGTGCATTTCGAAGAATGGCAGGAGCCGCAATTGCGCGTGCGGCTGATGCTCAAAGGCGGCGGCTGTGAAAATGTGGGCGCGCAATACAGCCTGCCCAACACCAAGCTCGGCGCCGACCGTGATATCGCCGGCATCAAGAAAGTCATTCTCGACGCCGCCTTTCAAGCGCAGGGCAAAGGCTGCGCGCCCGGCATTTTGGGCGTGGGCATCGGCGGCGATCGCGAAACCAGCTACATGATTTCAAAGAAGCAGTTTTTCCGCCGGCTGGATGATCGCAATGCCAACCCGGTGCTGGCCGAAATTGAAGACGAAGTGCTGGCCAAGGCCAATCAGCTCGGCATTGGGCCGATGGGATTTGGCGGCAAAACCACCCTGCTGGGCGTGAAGGCGGATTGGGCGCATCGCCTGCCCGCCAGTTTCTTCGTCAGCGTGTCCTACATGTGCTGGGCCGACCGCCGGCGCACCCTGATTGTCCGCGACGGCAAAGTGGAAATTCATTGAAAAGCCTGTGAGCCGAAAGGATGGAAATCATGATTCGACTTTCACTCCCGGCCACCGACGCGGAAATCGCCGCGCTCAAAGTCGGTGACCAAGTCTTGTTGAGCGGCACCATCATCACCGGCCGCGATGCCGCGCATCATTACATGATCGAAAACTTCATCAAGCGGGAGCCGCCGGAAAGCGAGCGGCAGATGTATGAGATTCTGCGGCGCGCGCTGGCGGGCAATGTCATCTATCATTGCGGCCCGGTGGTGGCAAAGGAAAACGGCAAATACCGGTTTGTGGCCGCCGGCCCGACCACCAGCATTCGCGAAGAGCCTTATGAGCATCTGGTGATTGAAAAGTTCAACGTCAAGGGCGTGATCGGCAAGGGCGGCATGGGCGCCAAAACGCTCGAAGCCTGCCGCAAATTCAAGGCGGCTTATTTCCATGCCATTGGCGGCGCCGCGACGTATATTGCGCAATCCGTCAAGGAAGTGATCGACGTGTACAAGCTCGATCTCGGCGTGCCCGAAGCCATGTGGCTGATTCGCGTGGAAGACTTTCCCGCCGTGGTCACCATGGACAGCCACGGCGGCAGTCTGCATGCCGAGGTGGAAGCGCGCTCGAAGCAAAAGCTGGAAGAATTATTGTCAACCATCAAGTAAACTCGAGTGAGGACCAACATGAAAGGTTTTTCCCTGCTGCGGTGGGGGTGTTTGCTGTCGTTTCTGGTGTTGCAATCCGCCCTGCCGCAAACTGCCGCTGACGCCGATTTCTGGCAAAAGTATCACACCAGCCGCGCCGCTCGCAAAAGCGAGCAGGCCGGCCTCGCCAAGCGGCTGCTCGCTGCGCCGGCAGTGTCGAATCCGCAAGCCAGCCAGTGGGACGCGGTGTACTATGACCTGAATCTGGTGCTGGCGACGGCGCCCTACAATCTCGCGGGCACGGTGACCGGCGTGTTTCGCAGCCAGGCCGCCAATCTCCAGGCGATCACGCTCGATTTCGACTCGCGCGAAGATCTCACGCCGTGGCAATCTCTGCAAGTCACCGGTAACGTCAGCAATTGGTCGCATGCCAATTGGATGCTGACCGTGCAGCTTGACCGGCCCTACAATCCCGGAGAAACCTTTCAGATCACCGTGCACTACGCCGGCGTGCCGCGCGCCGGCGGCCTCAAAGGCTTCGGCTTCGACAAGAATTCCTACGGCGATCTCGTGATCTCGACGTTGAGCGAGCCCTATTTGGCGCGCACCTGGTGGCCCTGCAAAGATGATCCCGACGACAAGGCGGACTCGGTGCGCATTGCCGTGACCGTGCCGCAGAACATGGTTGTCGGCTCCAATGGCGTGCTGGTGGCGGAGATCGACAACGGCAACGCGACCAAAACCTTCGTGTGGAAGGAGAAGTATCCCATCACCACCTACCTGGTTTCACTCGCGGTTTCCAACTACGCCACATTCAGCGCGCAATTCGAGTATGCGCCCGGCCGCTTCATGCCGCTGATGTACTATGTTTATCCCGCGCAATTGGCCGCTGCGCAGACCGCTTTCGCCAAGCTGCCGGACATGCTGCGTGTCTATTCCAACCTCTTCGGCGATTATCCCTTCCTCGATGAAAAATACGGCCACGCCGTGTTCGAGTGGGGCGGCGCGATGGAGCATCAAACCTTGACCAGCATCGGCGGCGTCGGCACCAACTGGGAATACACCTACGCGCACGAGCTGGCGCATCAGTGGTTCGGCGATCTCGTCACCTGTCAGAACTGGGGCGACATTTGGTTGAACGAAGGCTTCGCGACCTATTGCGAAGCCTTATGGGTCGAGGCGACGAAAGGCAAAAAAGCCTATTTGGATTATCAGGTGGCCGCGCTCAACTATTTGCAGGGCTGGGGCCGCGATCCCATCTACCGCTACGACACGCAAAATCCCTGGTACATTTTTCACAGCACGGTCTACGACAAAGGCGGCTGGGTGCTGCACATGCTGCGCCGCGTGCTGGGCGATTCGGTGTTCATGAACATTCTGCGCGGGTATCCCAATGACCCGGCTTTCAAGTTCAAGACCGCAACCACGGCGCAATTCCGCGACTATTGCGAGCAGGTGAGCGGCCGCGAGCTTGATTGGTTTTTCCAGCAGTGGATTTATGAGCCGTACTATCCGGTCTATGAATGGGGCACGACCGTGCTCTCGTCCCCGGGCGGGAGCTCCCTGTTCATGAAGATCGAGCAAACTCAGTCGCGCGTGTCTGCGGATTACGATCATCTCTACAAGATGCCGCTCGAGGTGGAAATCGTCTTCCTCGATCGCACCACTGAGCGCTTCACGGTGTGGGATTCGTTGCAGGTGCAGACGTTCGAATTGCCGCTGCGCGCCACCCCGGCGGCGGTGCGGCTCGATCCGGAGAATTGGGTGTTGAAGGAAGCGCGCCGCGTGCAGCTCACTGACATTGCAGACCCGGGCGAGGTTGCGCCGGTGTTCCGGCTGTGGCAGAACTATCCCAATCCCTTCAACCCGAGCACCGTCATTCGCTACGACCTGCCGCAATCCGCCGCGGTGGAGCTGGCGATTTATGAGGTACAGGGCAAGAAGATCTATACCTTTCCCACGGCCATGCAGGCAGCGGGCAGTCACGCCGTGACGTGGGACGGCAAAGATCAGGCAGGCAACCTGGTGGCCAGCGGCGTGTACGTGTATCGCCTGAAGATGGGCGGACAGGTTCGGGTGAGAAAGATGATCTTACTGCGGTAGTCCCATGAGACTTTCAGGCCAGGACAGAATTCTAGTTCTGCTGTGGGTGACAGTGGCGGCCGTCGTTCCCTGCTTCGGTCAGTGGCAGGGAACGAGCGGCCCTTCCGGCGGGGAGGTTACGGCCATTGTGATTCACCCGCGCGATCCGAGTATTGTCTATGCTGTTGCTGCTCAGCCGTATTCCGGCGTACTCAAGAGCTCAGATGGTGGAGAATTCTGGGAGATCCTGGCCCACGGGCTGGAATTCGACGCTGTCGCTGATCGCAGGCGCTGGCCGCACAGGCTGATTCTGGACGAGATGCAACCAGAAACCTTGTTCGTGGTAATCAAGACGGCCAGTTATTATGATGCTGGTGCGCTGTATCGCAGTAACGATGGGGGTGCGAGTTGGGCAATTGTGAATGATATGCAGGTCCATGGCCTGTGTGTCCGTGGCGGCCTCGTTTTCGCCCTCGGCAAGTCCGGATTGCGTTTTTCTGCAGACGCGGGTGATTCTTGGGTGGTGCGCAACAACAAGATGCTTGGCGATGAAATCCTTTGGGATGATCAGGGAATTCTCTGGGTCAGTGGCGAGCAAGGCTTGTTTCGTAGCCCCGATTCCGGCAAAACCCATCACCTCTTCGCGTTTGAAGATCTTTGGAAGGTTCAGTCGTTTGATGTTGCAACGGTGCAGCAGGAAAAGGTTGTGGCAGTCGGTGTTCTCGGTTACGGACCGGGGCATGACAGGCTCTACCTCAGTCGCGACGAGGGCGAAACCTGGCTTGACCGTTCCGCAACCCTTCCCTATAAATCCAGTCTCGACCGATACTCCATTCCGTGGGCCATCAGAATCTCCCGGCACCATCCCGATCACATGTCTGCCGGATTGACTGAAGGATTTTTTCGAACCATTGATGGCGGCGAGCATTGGGCGGAACAGAACACCGGCCTGGCCATGCCTCATTTTCGGGTACCCTACATCACGACTATCGTCACTGCGCTGGCGACTTCAGCGCAGCAGCCGGACTTGATTCTCGTCGGCACGTCAAATGACGGCATTTATCGTTCGAGAGATGCCGGCAAGACCTGGCAGTTTGCCAGCGCGCCTTCTGGAAACTTGGTCTCGCTGGCGGCGGCGGAAAATGCGGGAAAGATCATTGCTGCGAGCAGTGGAGGAATCTATTCGTTGGAAGGCGGCACTTGGACTCCGACGACGATGTTGATCGGCCAGCTCATGAGCAGCGTGATGCAAGTAGCGATCAGCCCGCATAACCCTCAACTGCTGCTTTGCAGCGTCCACGACGCCTCTGAATCGAAATACACCTTCAAATCCACTGATGCTGGAAAAACCTGGCAGGCTGGCATTGCCAATTGGGGCGGGAATTGGGTTTTTGATCCGGTGGATACAAACCTGATTTTCATGACCAGCGGCAGAGTCTCCCGCGATCAGGGCGATTCCTGGCAGCCATTGCCGATTCCAGCCAGCCCGTCTTTCCCCACGGATTTGGCGGTTCATCCCACCGACAACAAGATTCTCTACCTGCTGCGGCGCGACGGCAGCATCGATCGCAGTCTTGACCAAGGCGCAACCTGGTCGCAAATTCGCGCCGGCATGGACTCGAATCAGACCATTATCCGGATTGACCCGCGCCAGCCCAGCACCCTCTATCTGGGCGGCACACGATTGTACAGAAGCGAGGACGCCGGACAAAGTTGGACGTATTTGCCGTTTCACGATGACATATCCGGTATCGTTTGCTGCAGCCATAACCAGGAATTCTTCATTGCCACGCTGCGGGAGGGCGTTTGGCGTTCGGCCGACGCCGGCAACTCATTCACCAAAATGGATGGCCTGCCCTCGGATCGCATTGTTGCGCTTGCGTTTGCCGTGCAGCAGCAGAGAAAGAAGCTGTTTGCGGGAACGCAGGGTGCCGGTGTTTATCAATGCGACTTGGGCCCGGTGCTGGCAGCCAAAGATGAACCGCGGATTCCGTTCCGGTACGTGTCTGCGCAAAATTATCCCAATCCCTTCAATACGGGAACGACGATTCGCTATTCGTTGCCGCGCGCCGGCCTGGCCGAGCTGGCTATTTACAACACACGGGGCGAAGAGGTGTATGCCTTTCCGGCGACGCATCAACTGGAAGGAAGGCATGAAGCAAGATGGGAGGGTAAAGATCAGGCAGGCAGCCAAGTGGCCAGCGGCGTTTACGTGTATCACCTGAAGATGGGCGGACAGGTTCAGGTGAGAAAGATGGTTTTGGTGCATTGAGACCTGTTGACTTGCACCGTGTCGCATCCAAACAACGAAAGGAAAGCCTATGAAGCTCTTGCGCATCGCGCGTGTGCCGCCGGTGGTGGTGTCGCCCGCGGACACCGTGCAAACCGCCGTGGAGAAGATGTGTGATGTTGGCGTCGGCGCGGTGGCAGTGGTGGATCAAGCCGGCCGGCCGGTGGGCATTTTCACCGAGCGCGATCTCATGCTGCGCGTGGTGCGCCCCGGCCGCGATCCGCATGAAACGCACGTCGAAAAAGTCATGACCCGCGACCCGTTGGTGGCGCCGCAGGAAATGGAAGCCAGCGACGCCTTCGAATTCATGACCGACAAAAATTTCCGCCACCTGCCGCTCACCGATCATTTCGGCAAACTGCAGGGCATGCTCTCGGTGCGCCATCTCATGCGGCACATCGTCGAGCATCTCTCGCATGAGCTGGAGGGCATGAACGCCTATCTCGGAGCTGATGCGCCGGGAGGAGACTGATCTCGCCGGCGGGATGCGGGGCAAGTGGTAGGAGGTAGATGGTAGGTGATGGGTTGTAGGTGATGGGTTGTAGGTGATGGGTGGTAGGTGGTAATTGATTTCTGATTCATCATCAAATTCCCTATACCCTACACCCTATTCCCTATTCCCCACTCCCCGTTCGCTGCGGCTTCAGGATCGTTTTTGAGTGTGACCCAATATTCAGAAAGGAGAATCGCCATGCCG is a genomic window containing:
- a CDS encoding PLP-dependent aspartate aminotransferase family protein; this encodes MTDKPRNRKRAKAEYRMRTHLIHGNYDSKKWDYDHHVVPPMSSSATYRLSSAQRGAQGFFEFASETTDFTKHVPIYIYERLEEPTRGMLEENLAYAEGGEMCVTFATGMAAISATLGMLCESGHEIVAHQVLYGCTYSLVTNWLPRYGVVTKFVNMQNEEELRRAISFKTRVVYFETPVNPDLSLIDIGAVRKVVDEVNRDRPLERQIKIVVDNTFATPFCQRPIALGADFSVHSLTKDIGGFGTDMGGAVIGPRRFYGPLMLYRKDFGGVLSPKSAWNILVYGLPTLSTRMINQQKTAGRVARFLQEHPKVARVIYPGLESHPQFELAKRQMFDYEGKFAPGAMIYFVLKETDARPAGSRGEAFIDYTADHAYSITLAVSLGQLKTLIECPYSMTHSALPEEEKRKRGMEPGGIRLAIGLEDRHDLIEDLREALERV
- a CDS encoding cytidylate kinase-like family protein, whose protein sequence is MSKIFHDIPVEKQILKHMHHWEMVRTEWAQQAKSSLQRPPQTFGPYLTISREQGSGGNEISQRLAERLGWHLYDREIIEAIASRTHVREELVARFDEHHQSAMDTYLRNLFTGQRFDNTQYIRHLSQVVLGVAKFGRVIILGRGANFILPPEAGLRVRIVAPPEARCRRLMAELNCEEKKAWQIISEADKKRREFLQHHFHAHANDALAYDVTINTAHFEVETATEFLITLAGSRLKPLAA
- a CDS encoding radical SAM protein, with protein sequence MSQASYLALHQSGELAARAETLQAHLHDCTLCPRRCHANRAAGKIGKCRATAEVVIASAGRHFGEEPELVGLGGSGTIFFTNCNLWCLFCQNYEISHLKMGQPVTIEELAGHMLHLQSRGCHNINLVTPTHFVPQIVAALALAAERGLQIPLVYNCGGYEAVETLQLLDGIIDIYMPDIKYSDDANARRFSGVRDYWQRVRPAVQEMHRQVGDLKVNRYGLAERGLLIRHLVLPQQVAGSQAVLRFIAEEISRNSYVNIMDQYRPAFKAHGLPELARRLTLPEYHAVLRAARAAGLWRGFDT
- a CDS encoding host attachment protein, with the protein product MMIKSEMDALLQHQPDPDHPVLSVYLQQDRSRGLEAVQQMMIELKQRLRAIEQRLAKEALGSFRANTSRVLRFLEEHKLFRQSLALFSDEARGFWRWYDFNVPLRGGVWWEPAPHLSPLAEALHEYERFGVILTNRTHSRLFMVYLGEIEEAQEAFAAAEVKHIKTPARDQLRSQPTNQRHAERHALWHLKNVSDKMDRLAAQYAFDRLVLAGPPEVTSELRRLLPKRLRSRVIGLLNLPVTAGQPQVLEATMSIEREIETAGKREMITDLVTAAAKQNHAALGLADTLQALQEGRVWHLIYAEGFAAAGRSCPNCASLFADQHESCDYCGAALQPVEDLIEPMAERVLSAGGMVERVRSSVDQQLQAAGGIGAFLRF
- a CDS encoding fumarate hydratase, with the protein product MHLNDNFKDDLVEFIRRTSVELPDDVISSLTRATQAEQPASAAASALQTILQNVQMSKLGTTPICQDTGTLIFYVDYPAAMSTIPLRKMIEAAVVEATAKSFLRPNAVDSLTGKNSGNNSGREFPVVHFEEWQEPQLRVRLMLKGGGCENVGAQYSLPNTKLGADRDIAGIKKVILDAAFQAQGKGCAPGILGVGIGGDRETSYMISKKQFFRRLDDRNANPVLAEIEDEVLAKANQLGIGPMGFGGKTTLLGVKADWAHRLPASFFVSVSYMCWADRRRTLIVRDGKVEIH
- a CDS encoding fumarate hydratase C-terminal domain-containing protein, which translates into the protein MIRLSLPATDAEIAALKVGDQVLLSGTIITGRDAAHHYMIENFIKREPPESERQMYEILRRALAGNVIYHCGPVVAKENGKYRFVAAGPTTSIREEPYEHLVIEKFNVKGVIGKGGMGAKTLEACRKFKAAYFHAIGGAATYIAQSVKEVIDVYKLDLGVPEAMWLIRVEDFPAVVTMDSHGGSLHAEVEARSKQKLEELLSTIK
- a CDS encoding T9SS type A sorting domain-containing protein codes for the protein MKGFSLLRWGCLLSFLVLQSALPQTAADADFWQKYHTSRAARKSEQAGLAKRLLAAPAVSNPQASQWDAVYYDLNLVLATAPYNLAGTVTGVFRSQAANLQAITLDFDSREDLTPWQSLQVTGNVSNWSHANWMLTVQLDRPYNPGETFQITVHYAGVPRAGGLKGFGFDKNSYGDLVISTLSEPYLARTWWPCKDDPDDKADSVRIAVTVPQNMVVGSNGVLVAEIDNGNATKTFVWKEKYPITTYLVSLAVSNYATFSAQFEYAPGRFMPLMYYVYPAQLAAAQTAFAKLPDMLRVYSNLFGDYPFLDEKYGHAVFEWGGAMEHQTLTSIGGVGTNWEYTYAHELAHQWFGDLVTCQNWGDIWLNEGFATYCEALWVEATKGKKAYLDYQVAALNYLQGWGRDPIYRYDTQNPWYIFHSTVYDKGGWVLHMLRRVLGDSVFMNILRGYPNDPAFKFKTATTAQFRDYCEQVSGRELDWFFQQWIYEPYYPVYEWGTTVLSSPGGSSLFMKIEQTQSRVSADYDHLYKMPLEVEIVFLDRTTERFTVWDSLQVQTFELPLRATPAAVRLDPENWVLKEARRVQLTDIADPGEVAPVFRLWQNYPNPFNPSTVIRYDLPQSAAVELAIYEVQGKKIYTFPTAMQAAGSHAVTWDGKDQAGNLVASGVYVYRLKMGGQVRVRKMILLR
- a CDS encoding T9SS type A sorting domain-containing protein; amino-acid sequence: MAVGVLGYGPGHDRLYLSRDEGETWLDRSATLPYKSSLDRYSIPWAIRISRHHPDHMSAGLTEGFFRTIDGGEHWAEQNTGLAMPHFRVPYITTIVTALATSAQQPDLILVGTSNDGIYRSRDAGKTWQFASAPSGNLVSLAAAENAGKIIAASSGGIYSLEGGTWTPTTMLIGQLMSSVMQVAISPHNPQLLLCSVHDASESKYTFKSTDAGKTWQAGIANWGGNWVFDPVDTNLIFMTSGRVSRDQGDSWQPLPIPASPSFPTDLAVHPTDNKILYLLRRDGSIDRSLDQGATWSQIRAGMDSNQTIIRIDPRQPSTLYLGGTRLYRSEDAGQSWTYLPFHDDISGIVCCSHNQEFFIATLREGVWRSADAGNSFTKMDGLPSDRIVALAFAVQQQRKKLFAGTQGAGVYQCDLGPVLAAKDEPRIPFRYVSAQNYPNPFNTGTTIRYSLPRAGLAELAIYNTRGEEVYAFPATHQLEGRHEARWEGKDQAGSQVASGVYVYHLKMGGQVQVRKMVLVH
- a CDS encoding CBS domain-containing protein — its product is MKLLRIARVPPVVVSPADTVQTAVEKMCDVGVGAVAVVDQAGRPVGIFTERDLMLRVVRPGRDPHETHVEKVMTRDPLVAPQEMEASDAFEFMTDKNFRHLPLTDHFGKLQGMLSVRHLMRHIVEHLSHELEGMNAYLGADAPGGD